A stretch of the Theropithecus gelada isolate Dixy chromosome 7a, Tgel_1.0, whole genome shotgun sequence genome encodes the following:
- the LOC112627951 gene encoding 60S ribosomal protein L29-like, protein MPFAKKHNKKGLKKMQANSAKTMSARAKAIETLIKPKEVKPKIPKGVSRKLSRLAYIGHPKLGKHACARIAKALRLCQPKAKVKDQTKAQAAAPASVPAQAPKGAQAPYKGFRVEISVRQREDRRTDVTPLGCCLQGAGVLLCYLYK, encoded by the coding sequence ATGCCCTTTGCCAAGAAGCACAACAAGAAGGGCCTAAAGAAGATGCAGGCCAACAGTGCCAAGACCATGAGTGCACGTGCCAAGGCTATCGAGACCCTCATAAAGCCCAAAGAGGTTAAGCCCAAGATCCCAAAGGGTGTCAGCCGCAAGCTCAGTCGGCTTGCCTACATTGGCCACCCCAAGCTTGGGAAGCATGCTTGTGCCCGCATTGCCAAGGCGCTTAGGCTGTGCCAGCCAAAGGCCAAGGTCAAGGATCAAACCAAGGCCCAGGCTGCAGCTCCAGCTTCAGTTCCAGCTCAGGCTCCCAAAGGTGCCCAGGCCCCCTACAAAGGCTTCAGAGTAGAGATCTCTGTCCGCCAACGTGAGGACAGAAGGACTGATGTGACCCCCCTGGGCTGCTGTCTGCAGGGGGCTGGTGTCCTCCTGTGCTATTTGTATAAATAA